In Nodularia sp. LEGE 06071, one DNA window encodes the following:
- a CDS encoding nitrate reductase associated protein codes for MADFFEFEADFVDSLRCIPMQVRYKLDTSGIKLKLSHWHQMTPDERATLVELPCTTETEIQAYQVYLQQLILERTGSPAAKLPIEPDPLWMDSGIVPASIQEKAQEMGVTLTLRQWSSLTPLQRFALIKLSRSGHENKNFSRAIAEFHLAA; via the coding sequence ATGGCAGATTTCTTTGAATTTGAAGCAGATTTCGTAGACTCTCTGCGCTGCATACCTATGCAGGTGCGCTACAAATTAGATACATCTGGTATCAAGCTAAAATTATCTCATTGGCATCAAATGACTCCAGATGAGCGTGCAACTTTAGTAGAATTACCTTGCACGACGGAAACAGAAATTCAAGCTTACCAAGTTTATCTCCAGCAGCTGATTTTAGAACGCACCGGTAGCCCAGCTGCAAAACTCCCCATCGAACCTGATCCATTATGGATGGATTCTGGCATCGTCCCAGCGAGTATCCAGGAAAAAGCTCAAGAAATGGGTGTTACCCTCACATTGCGACAATGGTCAAGTTTAACGCCCTTACAGCGCTTTGCTTTGATTAAACTCAGTCGTTCAGGACATGAAAACAAAAACTTTTCTAGAGCGATCGCAGAATTTCATCTGGCAGCATGA
- the atpH gene encoding ATP synthase F1 subunit delta, translating into MTSKIAAAEIAQPYSQALLSLAQSKNLTEEFGEDARSLLALLSENQDLQNFIGNPFIKGENKKALIRQILGESGNAYLRSFLLLLVDKRRIVFLEPVLQQYLALLRQLNQTVLAEVVSAVPLSEAQQQAVVEKVLAMTNARQVELQTKIDSELIGGVIIKVGSQVIDASLRGQLRRLSLRLTSNS; encoded by the coding sequence ATGACAAGTAAAATAGCAGCAGCTGAAATAGCCCAGCCTTATTCACAGGCACTGTTATCACTCGCGCAATCAAAAAACTTGACAGAAGAGTTTGGCGAAGATGCCCGGAGTTTGTTAGCCCTGCTCTCAGAAAATCAGGATCTACAGAACTTTATCGGCAACCCTTTTATTAAGGGTGAGAACAAAAAGGCTCTGATCCGACAAATACTGGGTGAAAGTGGCAACGCCTACTTACGCAGTTTTTTATTGTTGTTGGTAGATAAACGGCGGATCGTTTTTCTAGAACCAGTTTTACAGCAATATTTGGCTTTGTTGCGGCAGCTGAACCAAACCGTATTAGCGGAAGTAGTTTCAGCAGTTCCTCTCTCAGAAGCTCAACAGCAAGCTGTAGTAGAAAAAGTTCTCGCTATGACTAATGCTCGCCAGGTCGAGCTGCAAACTAAAATAGATAGCGAGTTAATTGGTGGTGTGATCATTAAAGTCGGCTCCCAGGTAATTGATGCTAGTTTACGTGGTCAGTTGCGCCGCCTTTCCTTGCGCTTAACTAGTAATTCGTAA
- a CDS encoding F0F1 ATP synthase subunit B, whose amino-acid sequence MGTFLLLMAEASAVGSDLAEEAGHGGFSLNTDIFDTNLINLAIIITVLFVFGRKVLGKTLTTRRDTIQTAIKNAEQRASQAAQQLKEAQQNLQQAQAEAERIKKAAQDNAQVASEAILAQAAVDIERLQAAGAADLNADLNKAIAQLQQRVVAQALQKVESELQSGIADDAQQILIERSIAQLGGEV is encoded by the coding sequence ATGGGGACTTTTTTACTGTTGATGGCGGAAGCCAGCGCCGTCGGAAGTGACTTGGCCGAGGAAGCGGGACATGGTGGTTTTAGTCTAAATACAGATATATTTGACACCAACCTGATTAACCTGGCCATTATTATTACTGTGCTGTTTGTTTTCGGGCGGAAAGTCCTGGGTAAAACCTTGACAACTCGCCGGGATACGATTCAAACAGCAATTAAGAATGCAGAGCAACGTGCTTCTCAAGCTGCACAGCAATTAAAAGAAGCACAGCAAAACTTACAGCAAGCTCAAGCAGAAGCTGAAAGAATCAAAAAAGCAGCGCAAGACAACGCCCAAGTGGCCAGCGAAGCTATCTTGGCGCAGGCTGCTGTAGATATTGAACGCTTGCAAGCAGCAGGTGCGGCTGACTTAAATGCAGACCTGAATAAAGCGATCGCGCAGTTGCAGCAACGAGTAGTTGCTCAGGCATTGCAAAAGGTCGAATCGGAACTACAAAGCGGCATAGCCGACGATGCTCAACAAATTTTAATTGAACGCAGCATCGCACAACTGGGAGGCGAGGTATGA
- a CDS encoding PP2C family protein-serine/threonine phosphatase, giving the protein MENDAATLYCPNEACLAANPLTHKFCQRCSTPLPKRYLWAVGDCLIVGSPGDVLADRYLVISKSVVLDTKPRLLPQSPELDNLQGIKAYLRLIPYSLNVPQVYGILPLSEGQSHQEILLLEQPPLSADVSGLQVQLCNQLNIAWRDATSMRQLNWLWQIANLWQPLKSEGVATSLIDPYVLRVEGPLVRLLELRFDAAKSPGLPELGAFWQQLQSDSKPAIAEFIHEISNFLIQGKINSPEVLIAVLDQGLAELGSSQTPTIKIVTKTDTGPSRQRNEDACYPASGTVVNKPPQVSALAIVCDGIGGHQGGNVASNLAIETIHQQVQQLTKVPYDHIEPSLLLADLDNAAAIANDKISQRNDSEHRQARQRMGTTLVMALPIAHEMYITHVGDSRAYWITRQGCYQVTLDDDVASREVRLGYAIYREAVQQGGAGSLVQALGMSPSNSLHPTSQRFILDEDAIFLLTSDGLTDFDRVEDYWETEILPILHGEADIVQVAENLVELANTRNGHDNVTLALIHHKVKYCEPELALKAVIPNISSLPSASSVTKGLQPTLLDGSPNQKTKVIPEDQLTAIAKLPLSFIVPFLLVILAGSVGYWIMRFQPLSEILPTLTGQPTPTPTTPVIERSLDNLAPGWVIQSKTEIPLSNLEILPPESFLQVIKIEPNPQPGTGDLLVHLRLCSLSTTNSFPTESLTTTETQIQLSQLKTFGVSVLPFDSENPCDPVSSPTSAPNDPILTEPEPRSTGKNLE; this is encoded by the coding sequence ATGGAAAATGATGCGGCAACGCTCTACTGCCCAAATGAAGCTTGTCTGGCTGCAAACCCCTTAACTCACAAGTTTTGCCAGCGATGCTCTACACCCCTACCCAAACGTTACCTGTGGGCTGTAGGGGATTGTTTGATTGTGGGTAGCCCTGGAGATGTATTAGCCGATCGCTATTTGGTAATTAGTAAATCTGTTGTTTTGGATACGAAGCCGAGATTACTACCCCAATCACCTGAATTAGATAATTTACAGGGTATCAAAGCTTATCTGAGGTTAATTCCCTACAGCCTAAACGTACCACAGGTATATGGCATACTTCCTCTATCTGAGGGACAGTCTCACCAAGAAATCTTGCTTTTAGAACAGCCGCCTTTGTCCGCAGATGTTTCAGGACTACAAGTGCAGCTATGTAACCAGTTAAACATTGCTTGGCGCGATGCAACATCAATGCGTCAACTTAATTGGCTATGGCAGATAGCTAATTTGTGGCAACCTTTGAAGAGTGAAGGAGTGGCTACTAGCTTAATCGATCCTTATGTACTGCGGGTAGAAGGACCATTAGTCCGCTTGTTAGAATTGCGTTTTGACGCAGCAAAATCACCAGGATTACCCGAATTAGGTGCATTTTGGCAACAATTACAGTCAGATTCCAAACCAGCCATAGCGGAATTTATTCACGAAATTAGTAACTTTCTCATTCAAGGAAAGATTAATTCCCCCGAAGTCCTAATTGCAGTTTTAGATCAAGGTTTGGCAGAATTAGGAAGCTCACAAACTCCCACCATTAAAATTGTCACGAAAACAGACACTGGGCCGAGTCGTCAACGTAACGAAGATGCCTGCTACCCTGCCAGTGGGACGGTTGTCAACAAACCACCACAGGTATCAGCCTTAGCTATTGTTTGTGACGGCATTGGCGGACATCAAGGAGGCAATGTCGCCTCTAATTTAGCGATTGAAACCATTCATCAGCAGGTACAGCAACTAACAAAGGTTCCTTATGATCACATTGAACCTTCATTACTGCTGGCTGATTTAGATAATGCCGCAGCAATTGCCAACGACAAGATTAGCCAACGCAATGACAGCGAACATCGCCAAGCGCGTCAACGTATGGGTACAACCTTAGTCATGGCGTTGCCTATTGCCCACGAAATGTACATTACTCACGTCGGCGATAGTCGTGCCTACTGGATTACACGCCAAGGTTGTTATCAAGTTACCCTGGACGATGATGTGGCTTCTCGTGAGGTAAGACTTGGCTATGCTATCTATCGTGAAGCTGTGCAACAGGGCGGTGCTGGTTCTCTGGTGCAAGCTTTAGGAATGAGTCCTAGTAACTCGTTACATCCTACTTCCCAGAGGTTTATTCTGGATGAAGATGCGATTTTTTTGCTGACATCAGATGGATTGACTGATTTTGACCGCGTGGAAGATTATTGGGAAACAGAAATTTTACCAATTCTTCATGGTGAAGCTGATATAGTTCAGGTTGCTGAAAATTTGGTGGAACTGGCTAACACCAGAAACGGACATGATAATGTGACGTTGGCATTAATACACCATAAAGTTAAATACTGCGAACCAGAGTTAGCCCTAAAAGCGGTAATTCCCAATATTTCCTCGCTTCCATCTGCAAGTTCTGTGACGAAAGGGTTACAACCAACACTACTAGATGGGAGTCCTAACCAAAAAACGAAAGTCATACCAGAAGATCAGCTCACCGCAATTGCTAAACTGCCCTTAAGTTTCATAGTTCCCTTCTTGTTGGTGATCTTGGCTGGTTCAGTCGGATACTGGATCATGCGATTCCAACCGCTATCAGAGATTTTGCCGACTCTCACAGGACAGCCAACTCCTACTCCTACGACTCCAGTCATAGAGCGATCGCTTGATAACCTCGCTCCTGGGTGGGTAATTCAAAGCAAAACTGAAATTCCTTTGAGTAATCTAGAGATATTGCCTCCAGAAAGTTTTTTGCAAGTTATTAAAATCGAACCAAATCCCCAACCGGGGACTGGTGACTTATTAGTACATCTGCGACTCTGTTCTCTCAGCACGACAAATTCATTCCCCACGGAATCTTTGACGACAACAGAGACACAAATACAATTATCTCAACTGAAAACTTTTGGAGTCTCGGTCTTGCCATTCGACTCTGAAAATCCTTGCGATCCGGTTTCCAGTCCAACATCAGCGCCCAATGATCCGATTTTAACTGAGCCAGAACCTCGATCAACTGGCAAAAACCTGGAATAA
- the atpA gene encoding F0F1 ATP synthase subunit alpha produces MSISIRPDEISSIIQQQIEQYDQEVKVANVGTVLQVGDGIARIYGLEKAMAGELLEFEDGTIGIAQNLEEDNVGAVLMGQGLEIQEGSSVTATGRIAQVPVGEAMIGRVVDALGRPIDGKGDINTTESRLIESAAPGIIARRSVHEPMQTGITAIDSMIPVGRGQRELIIGDRQTGKTAIAIDTIINQKGEDVVCVYVAIGQKASTVANVVQTLQEKGAMDYTVVVAASASEPATLQFLAPYTGASIAEYFMYKGKATLVIYDDLSKQAQAYRQMSLLLRRPPGREAYPGDVFYIHSRLLERAAKLSDELGKGSMTALPIIETQAGDVSAYIPTNVISITDGQIFLSSDLFNAGIRPAVNPGISVSRVGSAAQTKAMKKVAGKIKLELAQFDDLQAFAQFASDLDKSTQDQLARGQRLRELLKQPQNAPLAVYEQVAILYAGINGYLDDVPVEKVTTFTKGLREFLKTGKPEYTDSVKTKKVLGDEEEKALKEALTEFKQTFKATA; encoded by the coding sequence ATGAGTATTTCAATTAGACCTGACGAAATCAGCAGCATTATTCAGCAGCAAATCGAGCAATACGACCAAGAAGTCAAAGTTGCTAACGTTGGTACAGTTCTCCAAGTGGGTGACGGTATCGCCCGGATCTATGGTCTAGAAAAGGCTATGGCTGGGGAACTATTAGAATTTGAAGATGGCACAATTGGCATCGCCCAGAACTTAGAAGAAGACAACGTAGGCGCAGTGCTTATGGGTCAAGGTCTGGAAATTCAAGAAGGTAGCTCGGTTACTGCTACTGGTAGAATTGCCCAGGTTCCTGTGGGTGAAGCCATGATTGGACGGGTAGTAGATGCTTTGGGTCGTCCCATTGACGGTAAAGGCGATATTAACACTACCGAAAGTCGTTTGATTGAATCTGCGGCACCTGGGATCATCGCTCGTCGATCTGTACACGAACCCATGCAAACGGGGATTACAGCGATTGACTCCATGATTCCTGTAGGTCGTGGTCAACGGGAATTGATCATTGGTGACCGTCAAACCGGTAAAACTGCGATCGCTATTGACACCATCATCAACCAAAAAGGTGAAGATGTCGTTTGTGTCTACGTTGCCATTGGTCAAAAAGCATCCACCGTTGCTAACGTGGTGCAAACCCTGCAAGAAAAAGGCGCAATGGACTACACCGTAGTCGTCGCCGCTAGTGCCAGTGAACCAGCAACCCTACAATTCCTCGCACCTTACACCGGAGCCAGCATCGCTGAGTACTTTATGTACAAAGGCAAAGCGACTTTGGTAATTTATGATGACCTTTCCAAGCAAGCCCAAGCTTATCGCCAAATGTCCTTGCTGCTACGTCGTCCACCAGGACGGGAAGCATATCCTGGAGATGTATTCTACATTCACTCCCGCTTATTGGAACGCGCCGCTAAATTAAGTGACGAATTGGGTAAAGGTAGCATGACTGCCCTACCAATCATCGAAACCCAAGCTGGTGACGTTTCGGCATACATCCCCACCAACGTAATTTCCATTACCGACGGTCAAATCTTCCTGTCTTCTGACCTGTTCAACGCTGGTATTCGTCCCGCAGTAAACCCCGGTATTTCGGTATCACGTGTGGGTTCAGCGGCGCAAACCAAGGCGATGAAAAAAGTTGCCGGTAAGATTAAATTGGAACTGGCACAATTTGACGACCTGCAAGCCTTCGCCCAATTTGCTTCTGACTTAGATAAAAGTACTCAAGACCAATTGGCACGGGGTCAACGGTTACGGGAACTACTCAAGCAGCCACAAAATGCGCCTTTGGCAGTATACGAGCAAGTAGCAATTCTGTATGCGGGGATTAACGGTTACTTGGATGATGTACCAGTAGAAAAAGTAACTACCTTCACCAAAGGTCTGCGGGAATTCTTAAAAACCGGCAAACCTGAATACACCGACTCCGTGAAAACCAAAAAGGTACTCGGTGACGAAGAAGAAAAAGCATTGAAGGAAGCGCTAACTGAATTCAAACAGACCTTCAAAGCAACAGCGTAA
- the atpE gene encoding ATP synthase F0 subunit C: MDPLVAAASVLAAALAVGLAAIGPGIGQGNAAGQAVEGIARQPEAEGKIRGTLLLSLAFMEALTIYGLVVALVLLFANPFA, from the coding sequence ATGGACCCATTAGTTGCTGCTGCTTCCGTTCTCGCTGCTGCTCTCGCTGTTGGTTTGGCTGCAATCGGACCTGGTATTGGTCAAGGTAACGCTGCTGGACAAGCTGTAGAAGGTATTGCTCGTCAGCCAGAAGCTGAAGGCAAAATCCGCGGTACATTGCTATTAAGCTTGGCATTCATGGAAGCGCTAACCATCTACGGTCTAGTAGTTGCTCTAGTGCTACTGTTTGCTAACCCCTTCGCATAA
- a CDS encoding F0F1 ATP synthase subunit gamma: MANLKAIRDRIQSVKNTKKITEAMRLVAAARVRRAQEQVTATRPFADRLAQVLYGLQTRLRFEDVDLALLKKREVKTVGLLVISGDRGLCGGYNTNVIRRAENRAKELQAEGVNYKYVLVGRKAIQYFQRREQPIDGTYTGLEQIPTATEATEIADQLLSLFLSESVDRIELIYTKFVSLVSSRPVVQTLLPLDPQGLEAADDEIFRLTTRGGQFEVERQKVSNQVRPFPRDMIFEQDPVQILDSLLPLYLSNQLLRALQESAASELAARMTAMNNASDNAGDLIKSLSLSYNKARQAAITQELLEVVGGAEALT, translated from the coding sequence ATGGCCAATCTTAAAGCAATTCGCGATCGCATTCAGTCGGTCAAAAACACCAAAAAAATCACAGAAGCCATGCGGCTAGTAGCGGCTGCTAGAGTACGTCGCGCCCAAGAACAGGTAACTGCGACTCGTCCCTTTGCCGACCGCTTGGCACAAGTACTGTATGGTTTACAAACTCGTCTCCGGTTTGAAGATGTAGACCTAGCATTACTGAAAAAACGGGAAGTTAAAACAGTTGGGCTGTTGGTAATTTCCGGCGACCGGGGTTTGTGTGGCGGTTACAACACTAACGTCATCCGTCGGGCAGAAAATCGCGCCAAAGAACTGCAAGCAGAAGGCGTAAATTACAAATACGTGCTGGTAGGACGCAAAGCCATCCAGTATTTCCAACGTCGTGAACAACCCATTGACGGTACTTACACTGGCTTAGAGCAAATTCCTACAGCTACGGAAGCCACAGAAATTGCCGATCAACTCCTTTCTTTGTTCCTCTCGGAAAGTGTGGATCGTATTGAGCTAATTTATACCAAATTCGTCTCCTTGGTTAGTTCTCGTCCCGTGGTGCAAACCCTGCTTCCTTTAGATCCTCAAGGTTTAGAAGCAGCAGATGACGAAATTTTCCGCCTGACAACCCGTGGCGGTCAATTTGAAGTGGAACGGCAAAAAGTGTCTAACCAAGTCCGCCCTTTTCCTCGTGACATGATTTTTGAGCAAGATCCTGTGCAAATTCTGGATTCTTTACTACCCCTGTATCTGAGTAATCAGCTATTGCGGGCGTTACAAGAGTCAGCAGCGAGTGAACTAGCAGCACGGATGACAGCGATGAACAACGCCAGCGACAACGCCGGTGATTTGATTAAGAGTCTTTCGTTGTCTTACAACAAAGCTAGACAAGCAGCTATTACCCAAGAACTGTTAGAGGTTGTGGGTGGTGCTGAAGCACTAACTTAG
- a CDS encoding PrsW family glutamic-type intramembrane protease has translation MTGKNTRHNAFLRLVSGNVAAFGTESRYSLLTSKEVVIGRDPTCQVVLDAMMYRMVSRRHAVVRPLSSSTDNKFSWVLCDLNSANGTFLNGKILSECQELHAGDRISLGADGPQFIFEYDLISQPTVMTKQVKPLPPASKNHGHTYLKQPDSVSFTQLFPIISTGKDLTRKAYLIPGILTVIFVVLMFATVGNPQANQVIVATYIASAAYYFVYQLCGKEKPWWVLMGAALSTTLILLSPLLDLFIFVFRVILPGSLPSPLEPTTFTELLVRMFFGAGLMEELLKALPLIGAYFMGRGLPSPWRERIGIWEPLDGILLGTASAIGFTLLETLGQYVPQITQQVGIGAAGQLAGFQLLIPRILGSVAGHMAYSGYLGYFIGLAVLKPRMSWQILSIGYLSASALHALWNATGSINALLLVVVGVLSYAFLMAAILKARVLSPTRSQNFATRFIGPK, from the coding sequence ATGACAGGCAAAAACACAAGACATAATGCATTTCTGCGGCTAGTGTCTGGTAATGTGGCAGCTTTTGGAACAGAATCTCGCTACTCGCTGCTCACCAGTAAAGAGGTAGTAATTGGACGCGACCCCACCTGCCAAGTTGTCTTGGATGCCATGATGTATCGGATGGTATCTCGCCGTCATGCTGTGGTTCGTCCCCTCTCCTCATCCACCGATAACAAATTTAGCTGGGTACTTTGTGATTTAAATAGTGCTAATGGCACTTTTTTGAACGGAAAAATTTTGTCTGAATGTCAGGAATTACACGCAGGCGATCGCATTTCTCTGGGTGCTGATGGGCCGCAATTTATCTTTGAGTATGACTTGATATCTCAGCCGACAGTGATGACAAAACAAGTCAAACCACTACCCCCAGCTTCCAAAAATCACGGTCATACCTATTTAAAACAGCCAGATTCGGTCAGCTTCACCCAACTGTTTCCGATTATTTCCACTGGTAAGGATTTAACTCGCAAAGCTTACTTGATACCGGGAATACTCACCGTCATCTTTGTAGTGCTGATGTTTGCTACCGTTGGTAATCCCCAAGCTAATCAAGTAATAGTCGCAACTTATATCGCATCAGCTGCTTACTATTTTGTCTACCAACTTTGTGGTAAAGAAAAGCCTTGGTGGGTGCTAATGGGGGCTGCATTGAGTACAACGTTGATTTTACTCAGTCCCCTGTTGGATTTATTTATCTTCGTGTTTCGCGTCATCTTACCTGGTAGCTTACCTTCGCCTCTAGAACCTACCACCTTTACAGAATTGCTGGTGCGAATGTTCTTTGGTGCGGGTTTGATGGAAGAATTGCTCAAGGCCTTACCGTTAATCGGGGCATATTTCATGGGTCGGGGCTTACCTTCTCCTTGGCGGGAACGCATCGGGATTTGGGAACCTTTAGATGGTATTCTCCTGGGAACGGCTTCGGCGATAGGTTTTACTCTGTTGGAAACTCTGGGACAATATGTGCCACAAATTACCCAACAGGTGGGCATAGGGGCTGCTGGGCAATTGGCGGGGTTTCAACTGCTCATTCCGCGAATTTTAGGCTCTGTAGCCGGACATATGGCTTACAGTGGCTACCTGGGGTATTTTATCGGTTTGGCTGTCCTCAAGCCCCGAATGAGTTGGCAAATTCTCTCTATTGGTTATCTGAGTGCCTCTGCACTCCACGCTTTATGGAATGCCACAGGATCTATTAATGCTTTACTTTTAGTGGTGGTTGGGGTATTATCTTATGCTTTTTTGATGGCAGCAATTCTCAAAGCACGGGTGTTGTCACCAACGCGATCGCAAAATTTTGCCACTCGCTTTATCGGACCAAAATAA
- a CDS encoding F0F1 ATP synthase subunit B': protein MTHWITLLAVEEVAKEGGLFDLDATLPLMAIQFLVLALVLNATLYKPLGNAIDGRNDYIRSNQLEAQERLSKTEKLAEEYEQSLAGARRQAQTIIADAQAEAQKIAAEKIAAVQKQAQAEKEKTASEIEQQKQAAFASLEQQVDSLSRQILEKLLGADVVSRR from the coding sequence ATGACACACTGGATTACCTTATTAGCAGTAGAAGAGGTTGCCAAGGAAGGGGGGCTGTTCGATCTAGATGCTACCCTGCCCTTAATGGCAATTCAGTTTCTAGTTTTAGCTCTAGTGTTGAATGCAACACTATACAAGCCACTGGGCAATGCGATTGATGGACGGAATGATTATATCCGGAGCAATCAATTAGAAGCACAGGAACGCTTGTCAAAAACCGAAAAATTGGCAGAGGAATATGAGCAATCTCTAGCAGGCGCTAGACGACAAGCTCAAACAATTATTGCTGACGCTCAAGCCGAGGCTCAAAAAATTGCGGCTGAGAAAATAGCAGCAGTGCAGAAACAAGCCCAGGCAGAAAAAGAAAAGACTGCTAGTGAAATTGAGCAGCAAAAACAAGCAGCTTTTGCTTCATTGGAGCAACAAGTAGATTCCCTCAGTCGCCAAATACTAGAAAAGCTTTTAGGAGCAGATGTAGTAAGTCGGCGCTAA
- a CDS encoding CHAT domain-containing protein, translating into MPSLNLAIARLTNTGTDNFAIWVVKAPYPSGYVLHDCVWPDELTQVWQEWQQMFAGHSGLYISPGLKPQSVKPLSIDFVSPPSGQTAGYSSRLMQHLGINLWRWIFDGPILGSLERSRGIAMGRYTRLRFRLEIRDPDLIALPWEIMQRQPGQSAMSLSPDLLFSRTTSEVEPLPYLRSDQALKILLVLGHDENLQLAQEATILEKILASSNNSQKYAPCTVKSLLQPTPQELIQELETGAYNVFFYAGHGLPGPDGGLFFLRSGMTLNGIELAQVLTRSGLKLAVFNACWGAQPAAIDHQAIPASSLAEVLIRHGVPAVLGMRDQIADHESHSFIQAFTQALRSRKPIDEAVAEARQELLTLYKFNQLAWTLPVLYLHPDFDGELIKTSDEGITELPDSVISHLNSPISTAFLRSLSSGGQTWPLQSGVTRIGRTKENDIVIPEPSVSKRHAEILCRITLTGTTPVRTYYLQDLSTYGTTWCLGPNGWQQILREEVPLVSGIQLKFGSSRGEIWQFMIEDS; encoded by the coding sequence ATGCCATCCTTGAACTTGGCGATCGCCCGTCTCACCAACACTGGCACCGATAACTTCGCCATTTGGGTGGTTAAAGCTCCCTATCCCAGTGGTTATGTCTTACATGATTGTGTATGGCCAGATGAACTTACTCAAGTTTGGCAAGAATGGCAGCAGATGTTTGCTGGACATAGTGGTTTATATATTTCCCCAGGTTTAAAGCCGCAATCAGTTAAACCACTTTCCATCGACTTCGTTTCACCCCCTTCAGGACAGACAGCTGGTTACAGTAGTCGTCTGATGCAACACTTAGGGATTAATCTCTGGCGCTGGATATTCGATGGGCCAATTCTTGGTAGTCTTGAACGCAGTCGGGGTATAGCTATGGGGAGGTATACACGTTTACGTTTTCGATTAGAAATTCGTGACCCGGATCTGATTGCCTTGCCTTGGGAAATTATGCAGCGCCAACCTGGGCAATCAGCAATGTCTCTCTCGCCAGATTTGCTATTTAGTCGCACTACCAGTGAAGTTGAACCGCTGCCGTATTTGCGAAGCGATCAGGCTTTAAAGATTTTGTTGGTTTTAGGACATGATGAAAACTTACAATTGGCACAAGAAGCCACTATCTTAGAAAAAATTCTGGCAAGTAGCAATAATTCTCAGAAATACGCCCCCTGTACAGTCAAGTCACTCCTGCAACCAACACCACAAGAGTTAATTCAAGAGTTAGAAACCGGAGCATACAATGTTTTCTTTTACGCGGGTCATGGGCTACCAGGCCCAGATGGAGGATTATTCTTTTTGCGTTCGGGGATGACTCTCAATGGTATTGAATTGGCACAAGTATTAACTCGGAGTGGTTTGAAACTAGCGGTGTTTAATGCTTGTTGGGGCGCACAACCCGCCGCTATTGATCACCAAGCTATCCCAGCCAGCAGTTTGGCGGAAGTGTTGATCCGTCATGGTGTACCTGCGGTTTTGGGAATGCGTGATCAAATTGCTGACCACGAAAGCCACAGTTTTATTCAAGCTTTTACTCAGGCTTTGCGATCGCGCAAGCCTATTGATGAGGCAGTTGCTGAAGCTAGGCAAGAACTGTTAACACTATATAAGTTCAACCAACTGGCTTGGACTTTGCCTGTTCTTTATTTACATCCAGATTTTGATGGTGAACTGATTAAAACTTCTGATGAAGGAATTACCGAATTACCAGACAGTGTAATTTCCCATCTAAATTCTCCAATTTCCACAGCTTTTTTGCGATCGCTTTCATCGGGAGGGCAAACTTGGCCACTACAATCTGGAGTTACCCGCATCGGCCGCACGAAAGAGAATGATATTGTGATCCCAGAACCTTCTGTTTCTAAGCGTCACGCCGAAATTTTATGCCGGATTACTTTGACTGGTACTACTCCAGTCAGAACTTATTACCTGCAAGATTTATCTACCTACGGCACAACTTGGTGTTTAGGCCCTAACGGTTGGCAACAAATCCTCCGTGAGGAAGTTCCCCTCGTATCGGGAATACAGTTAAAGTTTGGGAGTTCTAGAGGTGAAATTTGGCAGTTTATGATTGAAGATTCCTAG